Within Bacteroidota bacterium, the genomic segment ATAATACCGCCATCGGACATAATGCGCTTTATAACAACACCACAGGAAACCAAAATACCGCCATCGGAAAAAATGCTCTCGGCTCAGGCGAAGTATACTCCAACTCAACCGGAATAGGGTATAATGCCCATGTAACAGCGAGTAACATGATAAAGCTAGGTGATTATAGGGTAACAAGCATAAACGGAGCAGTAGCCTTTACCGTAATCTCGGATGGGCGCTTTAAAAAGGATATCAATGAAAATGTTTCGGGTCTTTCTTTCATCATGAAATTACGCCCCGTTACCTACCATCTTGATATGGATAAGATAGCTGTGTTTATGAAAACATCTGACAATTCGAGGGACAGAGCATCAGAGGCATCGAAAGAAAAAGTGCTCCAAACAGGATTTATAGCGCAGGAGGTGGAAAATGTTGCTCAGGAACTTGGCTATGATTTTAGTGGTATTGATAAGCCTGATAACGAAAATGATTACTACGGTTTACGTTATGCCGAGTTTACCGTTCCGCTGGTAAAGGCCGTGCAAGAGCAGCAGAAAGTGATCGAGACTTTAATTGAAGAAATCCGGCAACTAAAGGAACAGGCCAATCACAAGCAATCGGTTTTGAGCAAATTGGAGGTGGAAAACGCCACAATCAAATCAGCTTTTGAAAGTCGCCTGAAAAAACTGGAAGAAATGCTGGGCTTAATGGCACAAAAATAGAAGCGTTCTATTAAAGTTTTATTAAACTAATTTTATAAAACTTTTAGCAATCACATATCAATATTACATTATAGAAGGTTTTACCAACCATTTTTCAGTAATATGCCACAATTTTCGAATCTGAAATTAGATACCTTCTTTTCTAACAATAACGACTATCAGCTTAGCTGATTAATCCTTAACGCAACGTACGGAAAAACCTTCTTTAACATCTTCCCCATATAATGAGTAGCGTACATAACTGTCATAACTGCAAATATCCCGGTATTGGGCACCAATATAACCTTGTGAAGAAGTCCACCAGTAACCGCCCATTCCAATGCCTCCAAACGTACCATCGCCATGCCAACGCTTACCACCCGGAAGTGCGGTGAAGCCACTTTCGTTGGTTCCTGTATTACGAACGAGCCAGTGACTTGAACCAGATTCTTTTAATTTGCTACCTGCCAAATTTACGCCACCCAGATAATTGGTTAATATTGACCACTCAGCATCGCTTGCCACATGCCAGCCTGTTGGGGCAATGTTGCGGCTATCGTTTACAGCATACCAGTTATACAAACGCCCGTAGGTATCGGCGTTGGTAGTGGCATTATCATAATTACAGTAAGCTCCGGTTGTAAGACTTCGCCATTGCGCAGTATCGGTTACATTGGGTATTGCATCGCCATTGCGGTACTTTGTAACATTTAGGTTTTTTACCATCCATACCTGTGTACCAATAGTTACCGACTCATAAACAGTTGTATTTCCGGAATTATCGGCTTTTTTTTCACAGCTACTTGCTGTCATTATCAGGATTCCCATTACAACGAATGAGTAAATCCAAATTCTGTTATTTTTTGTCATTTTAATTTAAGTCTAAGTTATTACTGAGTCGTTTATAACCTAATTTATTTTTGAATATCAGCTAACTATGACATAGGCAGCTCATTTTTTTGGAAAGCAGATCAAATATATATAAATTAACGATGTGTTGTACTTCCATGCCTTAATTTATTTTTTGTCAGGAACTTACCGCTAAATTTATCTCAATATCCGTACGAAAACATTTTATTTTGAAAAGGCTCATGTTTGTTTTTTATCAAGGACACAAAATATGATCTCAAATTACTTTATATTTAAATTAGAGGTCAGAGTAATCATTTCAAGAACCTATTCATTTTACTAAATTTGAGCTTTCGTTAGAGTCTCGACAGGTCGGGATTAATCAGAGGGTCCTCCCGAAACTTCGGGATACTGAAGGGAAGCTAACACCAGTAAAGGGTTCGTGATGCAAGCGGCATTGCAACTTGCCTGACGGCAGTCAGGAATGCCGCTTTGCAGCAGAAGTAAAATTCAGAAATCCCCAAAATTTTCGTCCGGGGATTTTTTTAGGAAATACCTTATCGCCTATGTTTTTCAGGCTTGTCCTTCCGAATGCCATTTAATCTGCTGTGAAGCATGCATAATAATAGCCAGAATAACAAACAGTCCGATGCTACCGACCAACAATGCGTAATCCTGTAATTGTAAAATGGTAAACAGGAATAAATATAAACCCGTTTGCAAAAGCGTTACCCAGCCAACCATGCGCCTGTCTTTCATTATGGTGAAAACATACCACGATATCAACAAAGTGACTGCAATTGCTGATATAAGATATGCTAGGTTGAACCCGATTTGTTCACCAATGGAAGTGAGCAGCGAATAAAAAAGCAACAGTGCAAAAGCCACCAAAGCATACTGGAACGGATGAATCCTGATCCTGCTTTTAATTTCAACGAAAATGAAAATAATGTAATTCAGTGCAATAAATAAGATCGCATATTTTACGGAGCGCATCGATTTTTGGTAATGATCGACCGGAATGAGCAACTCAACACCTAATTTAGCATCGTGAGTGTTGAATTTCTGATCGATCCATTGCTGAGGAAAATTGCGATTTAGGTGCGTTACTTTCCAATTCGCCGTAAATCCATTCGGAGTTACTTCCCTTTGAGAAGGTAGAAAGCCACCCGAAAAACTCGGTTGGGTCCAATCCGATTTTATTGAAATTTCTGAAGTTTTCCCTAGTGCTTCCACCGACAAATCCTCCGATCCATTTAAAACCAGTTCAATCTCAAAATTCATGGGTTGATTCAGATCAATGGAACTGGCTTTTATAGTAATGCCCGATTGGAACAAATCGGTATCGGCAACCCCCGGCTCAACGATGCTTTTCTTGCCATTGACAATTAATTCGGGCAGGTTTTTGATGCCACGCATATCAGAAACCCCTATGGTAAAATAAGCGGCATCCCAGTTATATTGTGCATTTTTTATGTCCAACTGAGTAACATCTGGCTTTACAAATGAACCTTTAAATGTAAGTTTCCCTTCGTAAACCACTACCTTGTATATTCCTCGTTTCCGCGTTTCAGGATAAAGAACGGCATCTGTTTTGAATGTTTCAGGCAGAAAATGTGCCACTCCATATCGTTCGCCGGTAAGCTGATTGTTATCCCCCGTTTCCATCACTAAAAATGGCACATTTAATACCGGGCCGGCAACCACCTGCTTTCCTCCCCATTGGGTATAAAGTTCATTTTTCACCTTTTCGCTCAGGGCAATTCGCTCGCGGATAACATCCTGTATCAAAAAGGACGGGATCAGCAGCAAAATAGCCAAAACCGAAACGATGACCATTTTCATACTGTAACTGTTTAAAATCTGTTGAATACCTTTTGTTTCCATTGTTTTATATTTTAAAAGTACTTTGTTTTTCAAAGTTAAATAGTAAAAAAATTATTGATTATTTATTAGTTCTTCTAGTGCCGACAGATGTTGTCGAAACAATTCCCTGCCAAGCTCGGTTGCCTCATAAGTTGTACTTGGCTTGCGGCCAATAAATTGCTTGGTAACTTCTATGATTTTCTGCTGTTCCAAAGCTTTCAGGTGGCTGGCCAGGTTTCCATCGGTCAATTCGAGCAGTTCCTTCAATGCATTGAAATTGAGCGTGTCGTTTACAACAAGTGCCGACATGATCCCAAGCCTGATGCGGCTTTCAAATACTTTCTGAAGGTTTGAAATTGGATTTTTCACCAGAATTTATTTTCGATTTAATATACTTGAATTTCCCATTTCTCCGAATATTGCTTACGGATTGCGTATTTTCCCAATACTCCCGGCCCCTTGTTCTTTGCGCTCATGCTCATGCCTGAAATACATCACTGAACCATAAACAATATGCATTATCCCAAAACCTATTGTCCAAAGAAGCAGACCCTGGTTAATAAAAACTCCGGCCAAAATACCTAAAATAATTTCTGTTAGCCCTAAGTAATGAATTTCGCCAAAGGTAAATTTCCCGGCATTTACAAGTGACAAGCCATAAAAAATTAACATGGCCGGGGCAACCAGCCCTATTTGATGATGAAACAATAAAATCAATATAAAAATTCCACCTGTAACCAGTGGAATCATAAAATATGCGAGTAAGTGTTTGGTTGAATTGCTCCAAAGCAGTTGGCCTGCCTTTCTGGCTTTCCGCTGCGAAAAGTAAACAGCTCCCAGTATAGCAAATCCCAGAACCAGAATCGCATCCAATGCAAGATAAAAACCAGCACCTGAACTTAACAGATTACCTTTTTCAGCTATGTATTCAAAGTCTTTGGTATTGCCTGAATCCAGAATATAAAACCAGGCTATTGCAGCGCCAATCAACGCAAACAATCCGGCAAAAATACCGGACAATCCGCTTAGTGATAAAAATTTGGATGACCGCTCCATGATTTCACGAATGGCCTGAATATCTTCTTTATGATTTTTTAAATTTGTTT encodes:
- a CDS encoding transcriptional regulator, translated to MKNPISNLQKVFESRIRLGIMSALVVNDTLNFNALKELLELTDGNLASHLKALEQQKIIEVTKQFIGRKPSTTYEATELGRELFRQHLSALEELINNQ
- a CDS encoding fibrobacter succinogenes major paralogous domain-containing protein produces the protein MTKNNRIWIYSFVVMGILIMTASSCEKKADNSGNTTVYESVTIGTQVWMVKNLNVTKYRNGDAIPNVTDTAQWRSLTTGAYCNYDNATTNADTYGRLYNWYAVNDSRNIAPTGWHVASDAEWSILTNYLGGVNLAGSKLKESGSSHWLVRNTGTNESGFTALPGGKRWHGDGTFGGIGMGGYWWTSSQGYIGAQYRDICSYDSYVRYSLYGEDVKEGFSVRCVKD
- the creD gene encoding cell envelope integrity protein CreD: METKGIQQILNSYSMKMVIVSVLAILLLIPSFLIQDVIRERIALSEKVKNELYTQWGGKQVVAGPVLNVPFLVMETGDNNQLTGERYGVAHFLPETFKTDAVLYPETRKRGIYKVVVYEGKLTFKGSFVKPDVTQLDIKNAQYNWDAAYFTIGVSDMRGIKNLPELIVNGKKSIVEPGVADTDLFQSGITIKASSIDLNQPMNFEIELVLNGSEDLSVEALGKTSEISIKSDWTQPSFSGGFLPSQREVTPNGFTANWKVTHLNRNFPQQWIDQKFNTHDAKLGVELLIPVDHYQKSMRSVKYAILFIALNYIIFIFVEIKSRIRIHPFQYALVAFALLLFYSLLTSIGEQIGFNLAYLISAIAVTLLISWYVFTIMKDRRMVGWVTLLQTGLYLFLFTILQLQDYALLVGSIGLFVILAIIMHASQQIKWHSEGQA